In one window of Macrobrachium nipponense isolate FS-2020 chromosome 2, ASM1510439v2, whole genome shotgun sequence DNA:
- the LOC135221348 gene encoding keratin-associated protein 10-5-like translates to MLQQLQQKPADATDAVLYCAVLCCGCFINSPSLLSVDAALCCAVLWLFHLLPVDAVLCCAALCCGCFIYSSSLLSVDAALCCAVLCRGCFIYLSSLLSVDAVLCCGCFINSSALLSVDVVLCCAMLCCAVLCCAVLWLFHFLIIFTFCR, encoded by the coding sequence ATGCTGCAGCAGCTGCAGCAGAAGCCGGCCGACGCCACCGATGCTGTGCTATactgtgctgtgctgtgctgcGGTTGCTTCATCAACTCGCCCTCTTTACTTTCTGTAGATGCTGCGCTGTGCTGTGCTGTACTGTGGCTGTTTCATCTACTTCCTGTAGATGCTGTGCTATGCTGTGCTGCGCTGTGCTGTGGTTGTTTCATCTACTCGTCCTCTTTACTTTCTGTAGATGCTGCACTatgctgtgctgtgctgtgccGTGGTTGTTTCATCTACTTGTCTTCCTTACTTTCTGTAGATGCTGTGCTATGCTGTGGCTGTTTCATCAACTCATCCGCTTTACTTTCTGTAGATGTTGTGCTGTGCTGTGCTatgctgtgctgtgctgtgctgtgctgtgctgtgctgtggCTGTTTCATTTTCTCATCATCTTTACTTTCTGTAGATGA